In the Gymnogyps californianus isolate 813 chromosome 3, ASM1813914v2, whole genome shotgun sequence genome, one interval contains:
- the IL20RA gene encoding interleukin-20 receptor subunit alpha: MKNVLHWSAPEGTGDGVLYKVKYSVYGVGKWIRKPECRNINRTWCDLSSETSDYEEQYYASVRAFLNGMCSDWMETTRFNPLTDTKIDPPMVSVSSTEKSISVILTAPEKWKRSPEGESVSLLQVYPGLQYNVSVLNKKTKKRWFFSISNNTLVVPWLEPGTAYCVSAQIHVTTPLLHSGFSKEYCIATLKDKTADETITVIFGYVLPVVLAVLFISMTCYCVHRYIHVSKQKHPTNLVWHYTDKCKERVFIPCEKIVVNLITVNVDEYKPSQESNHLSERKSPHYYTVYNGTEGKDLPSKEVLETKHLLDISHEEISREEDILAEGDQTGNWPSYGHPGTKNTSRQKNAGTHVEYEHDVRAEDFSPGQKLEEKTSAPRGLLGEPQIALGDLVNMKIGQPYCPQLEVRAADPCLGQKIEELNLKMVDAAEELPGETHINFVDLDTEKSGQTSYPQLEKIAQGLTEKEGEQTILVDWDPHTGRLYIPALSSVENQVCEGVFKCDDPDKEGILSRLYEKEVPDESSEDQEMYLLQFKEQWGLHVEMED, from the exons ATGAAGAATGTCCTTCACTGGTCAGCACCAGAAGGCACAGGAGATGGAGTACTCTACAAGGTGAAGTATTCAGT ATACGGTGTTGGCAAATGGATTAGAAAGCCAGAATGCAGGAATATCAACAGAACATGGTGTGACCTCTCCAGTGAGACCTCTGACTACGAAGAGCAATACTACGCGAGCGTTAGAGCCTTCCTAAATGGGATGTGCTCTGACTGGATGGAGACCACACGATTCAACCCTCTTACAGACA CTAAAATTGATCCACCCATGGTAAGTGTATCTTCTACTGAGAAATCTATTTCAGTCATTCTGACTGCTCCTGAGAAGTGGAAGAGAAGTCCTGAGGGAGAATCTGTATCTTTGCTTCAAGTGTATCCTGGCCTGCAATACAACGTGTCTGTCctcaacaaaaaaacaaagaagcgG TGGTTCTTCTCCATCAGCAACAACACCTTGGTTGTGCCCTGGTTAGAACCTGGAACAGCTTATTGTGTCAGTGCACAGATACATGTCACCACACCACTTTTGCACAGTGGGTTCTCCAAAGAATATTGCATTGCTACCTTGAAAG ATAAAACAGCAGATGAGACTATAACAGTCATATTTGGATATGTTCTGCCTGTCGTGCTGGctgtcctttttatttcaatgacaTGCTATTGTGTGCACAGGTATATTCACGTCAGCAAACAGAAACATCCAACAAACCTG gtaTGGCACTATACTGACAAATGCAAGGAAAGGGTTTTCATACCATGTGAAAAAATAGTGGTCAACCTTATCACTGTTAACGTGGATGAGTACAAGCCATCTCAGGAATCCAATCATctatcagaaaggaaaagtccTCATTATTACACTGTTTACAATGGCACCGAAGGGAAGGATTTGCCTTCAAAAGAAGTGttggaaacaaaacacttgCTTGATATTTCACATGAAGAGATTTCACGCGAAGAGGATATTTTAGCAGAAGGGGACCAAACTGGGAACTGGCCATCTTACGGCCACCCTGGAACAAAGAATACTTcgagacagaaaaatgcagggACTCATGTAGAGTATGAACATGATGTAAGGGCTGAAGACTTCAGTCCCGGTCAGAAACTAGAAGAGAAGACTTCTGCCCCCAGGGGACTACTAGGTGAGCCACAGATTGCTTTGGGGGACTTGGTTAATATGAAAATAGGACAGCCGTATTGCCCCCAGCTAGAGGTGAGGGCAGCAGACCCTTGTTTGGGACAGAAAATAGAGGAACTTAATTTGAAGATGGTTGATGCAGCAGAGGAATTGCCAGGTGAGACCCATATCAACTTTGTGGACTTGGATACTGAAAAATCTGGGCAGACATCCTAtcctcagctggaaaaaatagcaCAGGGCCTGACGGAGAAAGAGGGTGAACAGACCATATTAGTAGATTGGGATCCTCACACTGGAAGACTGTATATTCCTGCCTTGTCCAGTGTTGAAAATCAGGTGTGTGAAGGAGTATTCAAGTGTGATGATCCTGACAAAGAGGGAATTTTGTCCAGACTGTATGAGAAAGAGGTACCTGATGAATCATCAGAGGACCAAGAAATGTATCTCCTGCAATTCAAGGAACAATGGGGACTGCATGTAGAAATGGAAGACTGA